Proteins encoded by one window of Enterococcus saccharolyticus subsp. saccharolyticus:
- the pdhA gene encoding pyruvate dehydrogenase (acetyl-transferring) E1 component subunit alpha: MAKKKTIDFQALLENVDAQFPTYQALDQDGNIVNEALVPDLSDEELVELMTRMVWSRVLDQRSTALNRQGRLGFFAPTAGQEASQLASHFAFEKEDVLLPGYRDVPQLIQHGLPLTQAFLWSRGHVAGNHYPEDLKALPPQIIIGAQYVQAAGVALGLKMRGKKNVAFTYTGDGGSSQGDFYEGINFVGAYKANAVFFIQNNGFAISTPRDKQSAATTLAQKAVAAGIPGIQVDGMDPLAMYTVSKMARDWSIAGNGPVLIEALTYRYGPHTLSGDDPTRYRSKEMDDEWTAKDPLVRFRKYLEAKGLWTEAKEEEVIEAAKEEIKAAIAEADKVPKQKVSDFLKNMFEDQPQTIKEQIEIYEAKESK, encoded by the coding sequence ATGGCAAAGAAAAAAACAATTGACTTTCAAGCACTGCTAGAAAACGTCGATGCTCAATTTCCAACTTATCAGGCATTAGACCAAGATGGAAACATTGTAAACGAAGCTTTAGTACCTGATTTAAGTGATGAGGAATTAGTTGAATTAATGACTCGTATGGTGTGGTCACGTGTACTTGACCAACGTTCAACTGCTTTAAACCGCCAAGGTCGCTTAGGTTTCTTTGCTCCAACTGCTGGACAAGAAGCAAGTCAATTAGCAAGTCATTTTGCTTTTGAAAAAGAAGACGTATTATTACCAGGATACCGTGATGTACCTCAATTAATCCAACATGGTTTACCTTTAACTCAAGCTTTCTTATGGTCTCGTGGCCACGTAGCTGGTAACCACTACCCAGAAGATTTGAAAGCTTTACCACCACAAATTATTATCGGAGCACAATATGTTCAAGCAGCTGGTGTTGCTTTAGGACTAAAAATGCGCGGTAAGAAAAATGTTGCATTCACTTATACTGGTGATGGTGGTTCTTCACAAGGTGATTTCTATGAAGGTATTAACTTTGTAGGTGCATATAAAGCAAACGCTGTATTCTTCATTCAAAACAACGGATTTGCGATTTCAACACCTCGTGACAAACAATCAGCAGCAACAACTTTAGCTCAAAAAGCAGTAGCTGCAGGTATCCCAGGTATCCAAGTTGATGGTATGGATCCATTAGCAATGTATACTGTATCTAAAATGGCTCGTGATTGGTCAATTGCTGGAAACGGCCCTGTATTAATCGAAGCATTAACTTACCGTTATGGTCCACATACATTATCTGGTGATGATCCAACCCGTTACCGTTCTAAAGAGATGGACGATGAATGGACTGCAAAAGATCCATTGGTTCGTTTCCGTAAATATTTAGAAGCGAAAGGTCTATGGACTGAAGCTAAAGAAGAAGAAGTAATCGAAGCAGCAAAAGAAGAAATCAAAGCAGCAATTGCTGAAGCTGATAAAGTTCCAAAACAAAAAGTTTCTGATTTCTTGAAAAATATGTTTGAAGATCAACCACAAACTATCAAAGAACAAATTGAAATTTACGAAGCGAAGGAGTCGAAATAA
- the mgtA gene encoding magnesium-translocating P-type ATPase, translated as MMKQPQTKEQELKKLAILSDRELFMELRTSLSGLSTADAQKRLEEVGLNQIDAEKPTPAWLIFLHAFKDPFVLVLALLMIVSFVTKDYEAAIVMAVMIAASATISFIQEYRSQKASLELKELIENTCAVTRNNQTKEIPMDEVVPGDIVTLATGDMIPADAVLIWTKDLFVNQSSLTGESMPIEKFVDAGMPVEQSLSALDMNNLVFMGTDVLSGQGKAIILKTGQHTFFGDIAKNATKQRGKTAFDTGLTKISRLLLRMVVVLFPIVFLVNGLTKGDWSAAFFFAIAVAVGLTPEMLPMIVTSNLAKGAMTLVKEKVIVKELPSIQNLGSMDVLCTDKTGTITEDRVVLVQHLNPFGEDDETVLDMAFVNSSYQTGWKNLMDIAVINYFEENARKLPFKEVVKVDEIPFDFSRRRLTVVVHADDHQWMITKGAVEEMEQICSHVRINGEIQPLTAPLKKRLRQVNRRLNKEGMRVLTVAIKKDVHQDAVYSVADEKEMTLIGFMGFLDPAKESAATAIQSLHQHGVSVKVLTGDNEIVAEKVCRDVGIDANHALLGTDVDQMSDDELAKAAETINLFAKLNPMQKSRIIQALQADGHTVGFMGDGINDAPALRSADVGISVDTAADITKDASSIILLEKSLNVLDKGVVEGRKVFSNMMKYIKITISSNFGNVFSILVASAFLPFLPMLSIQLLVQNLIYDMAQLTIPWDRVDEEEIAKPVKWQVGGLLKFTLCIGPVSSVFDILTFLMMWFVIGANTVAEQAVFQTGWFVVGLVTQTLVVHIVRTKKLPFIQSRASLPVIMASGLAIFTGIMLVLSPMKEFFDFAALPTNYWFGFICITIAYLVAVEIAKRFYIHLTKEWL; from the coding sequence ATGATGAAACAACCACAAACAAAAGAACAAGAATTAAAAAAATTAGCAATATTATCAGATCGAGAATTATTTATGGAGTTGCGAACTTCCTTAAGTGGGTTATCAACAGCCGATGCTCAAAAACGTTTGGAAGAAGTCGGGTTAAATCAAATTGATGCGGAAAAACCAACACCAGCATGGTTGATTTTTCTCCATGCCTTTAAAGATCCATTCGTTTTAGTGTTAGCATTGTTGATGATTGTATCTTTCGTAACCAAAGATTACGAAGCAGCGATTGTGATGGCAGTTATGATTGCTGCTAGTGCAACCATCTCATTTATTCAAGAATATCGTTCACAAAAAGCGAGTTTAGAATTGAAAGAGTTAATCGAAAATACGTGTGCAGTCACACGAAATAACCAAACGAAAGAAATTCCTATGGATGAAGTAGTTCCAGGCGACATTGTCACGTTAGCAACCGGTGATATGATTCCCGCAGACGCTGTCTTAATTTGGACGAAAGATTTATTTGTGAATCAATCGTCTCTAACTGGCGAATCAATGCCCATTGAAAAATTTGTTGATGCGGGGATGCCTGTGGAGCAATCTCTTTCTGCATTAGATATGAATAACTTGGTGTTTATGGGGACGGATGTTTTAAGTGGGCAAGGAAAAGCTATCATTTTAAAAACAGGGCAACATACATTTTTTGGTGATATTGCTAAAAATGCGACCAAACAACGAGGAAAAACAGCTTTTGACACAGGGCTAACCAAAATTAGTCGATTGCTCTTACGAATGGTTGTTGTCTTATTTCCAATTGTTTTTCTAGTCAATGGTTTGACAAAAGGTGATTGGAGCGCAGCATTCTTTTTTGCGATTGCAGTCGCAGTAGGTTTAACACCTGAAATGTTACCCATGATTGTTACTAGTAACTTAGCAAAAGGCGCGATGACTTTAGTGAAAGAAAAAGTTATCGTGAAAGAATTACCTTCTATTCAAAATTTAGGCAGTATGGATGTGTTGTGCACAGACAAAACAGGAACGATTACCGAAGATCGTGTCGTGTTAGTTCAACACTTAAATCCATTCGGTGAAGATGATGAAACAGTGCTGGATATGGCATTTGTAAATTCTTCTTATCAAACAGGTTGGAAGAATTTAATGGATATTGCGGTGATTAATTATTTTGAAGAAAATGCAAGAAAGCTACCATTTAAAGAAGTAGTGAAAGTCGATGAGATTCCGTTTGATTTTTCTCGTCGGCGTTTAACGGTTGTCGTTCATGCGGATGACCATCAATGGATGATCACAAAAGGTGCCGTTGAAGAAATGGAACAAATTTGTTCTCATGTGAGAATTAATGGCGAAATCCAACCATTGACAGCACCTTTGAAAAAACGTCTACGCCAAGTCAATCGTCGTTTAAATAAAGAAGGTATGCGGGTCTTAACAGTAGCTATCAAAAAAGATGTACACCAAGATGCCGTTTATTCGGTAGCTGATGAAAAAGAGATGACGTTAATTGGGTTCATGGGGTTTCTTGATCCAGCAAAGGAATCAGCAGCAACAGCTATTCAATCACTTCACCAACACGGGGTATCAGTTAAAGTCTTAACAGGTGACAATGAAATTGTTGCAGAGAAAGTTTGCCGTGATGTAGGAATTGATGCCAATCACGCCTTGTTGGGAACGGATGTTGATCAAATGTCAGATGATGAGTTAGCCAAAGCAGCAGAAACCATCAATCTTTTTGCTAAATTAAATCCGATGCAAAAATCACGAATTATTCAAGCGTTACAAGCAGATGGTCACACAGTTGGTTTTATGGGAGATGGGATTAATGATGCGCCTGCTTTGCGAAGTGCTGATGTAGGTATTTCTGTGGATACAGCAGCAGATATTACGAAAGATGCGAGTTCCATTATTTTATTAGAAAAAAGTTTGAATGTCTTAGATAAAGGTGTTGTAGAAGGACGAAAAGTATTTAGTAATATGATGAAATACATTAAAATTACGATTAGTTCCAATTTTGGAAATGTTTTTTCAATTTTAGTAGCTAGTGCTTTCTTACCGTTCTTACCGATGCTTTCGATTCAATTACTTGTACAAAACTTGATTTATGATATGGCGCAATTAACGATTCCTTGGGATCGCGTAGATGAAGAAGAAATTGCTAAGCCTGTGAAATGGCAAGTCGGGGGATTATTAAAATTCACTTTATGTATTGGACCAGTAAGTAGTGTCTTTGATATTTTAACCTTCCTAATGATGTGGTTTGTCATTGGTGCGAATACGGTTGCTGAACAAGCGGTCTTTCAAACTGGTTGGTTTGTGGTCGGATTAGTGACACAAACACTCGTTGTACACATTGTTCGTACGAAAAAACTGCCGTTTATTCAAAGTCGTGCATCTCTTCCAGTCATCATGGCAAGTGGATTGGCTATTTTTACTGGAATTATGCTTGTTTTATCGCCTATGAAAGAATTTTTTGATTTTGCTGCCTTGCCAACGAACTATTGGTTTGGTTTTATCTGTATTACTATAGCTTATCTAGTTGCAGTCGAAATTGCTAAGCGATTTTATATTCATTTAACGAAGGAATGGTTATAA
- the guaC gene encoding GMP reductase, whose protein sequence is MFDLTVFDYEDVQLIPNKCIVNSRSECDTTVKLGKHKFKMPVVPANMQTIIDEKIAEFLAENGYFYIMHRFDEDARVPFIQKMQARGLISSISVGVKENEYPFVEELAKQNLVPDYITIDIAHGHSNSVIRMIQHIKKHLPDTFVIAGNVGTPEAVRELENAGADATKVGIGPGKVCITKIKTGFGTGGWQLAALRWCAKAARKPIIADGGIRTHGDIAKSVRFGATMVMIGSLFAGHEESPGETKVEDGVFYKEYFGSASEFQKGEKKNVEGKKIWVTHKGSLKDTLVEMQQDLQSSISYAGGKDLEAIRKVDYVIVKNSIFNGDTI, encoded by the coding sequence ATGTTTGATTTAACGGTTTTTGATTACGAAGATGTTCAGTTGATCCCTAATAAATGTATTGTAAATAGTCGTTCAGAATGTGATACAACTGTAAAATTAGGAAAACACAAATTTAAAATGCCAGTGGTTCCTGCAAATATGCAAACAATCATTGACGAAAAAATTGCCGAATTTTTAGCAGAAAATGGCTATTTCTACATTATGCACCGTTTTGATGAAGATGCACGTGTGCCGTTTATCCAAAAAATGCAAGCACGTGGTTTGATTTCTTCTATCAGTGTGGGTGTAAAAGAAAATGAATACCCATTTGTTGAAGAATTAGCGAAACAAAATTTAGTTCCTGATTATATTACAATTGATATTGCACACGGGCACTCGAACTCTGTTATTCGTATGATTCAACATATTAAAAAACATTTGCCGGATACATTTGTTATCGCAGGAAACGTTGGGACGCCTGAAGCTGTTCGTGAATTAGAAAATGCTGGTGCAGATGCGACAAAAGTCGGCATTGGACCAGGTAAAGTATGTATTACAAAAATCAAAACAGGTTTTGGTACAGGTGGTTGGCAATTAGCTGCGTTAAGATGGTGTGCAAAAGCTGCCCGTAAACCAATTATTGCTGACGGTGGTATCCGTACACATGGCGATATCGCAAAATCAGTGCGTTTTGGTGCAACAATGGTTATGATTGGTTCATTGTTTGCTGGCCATGAAGAATCACCAGGTGAAACAAAAGTGGAAGATGGTGTATTTTATAAAGAATACTTTGGTTCCGCTTCTGAATTCCAAAAAGGTGAAAAGAAAAACGTTGAAGGTAAGAAAATTTGGGTGACTCACAAAGGGTCATTAAAAGATACGTTAGTTGAAATGCAACAAGACTTACAATCTTCTATTTCTTATGCAGGTGGCAAAGATTTAGAAGCCATCCGTAAAGTCGATTATGTGATTGTTAAAAACTCAATCTTTAATGGCGACACAATCTAA
- a CDS encoding alpha-ketoacid dehydrogenase subunit beta → MAQKTMIQAITDALACELASDENVVMFGEDVGKNGGVFRATEGLQEKFGEDRVFDTPLAESGIAGLAFGLALEGYRPVPELQFFGFVFEAMDEVVAQMARTRYRMGGTRNLPITIRSPFGGGVHTPELHSDNLEGLIAQSPGIRVVIPSNPYDAKGLLISAIRSNDPVVFLEHMKLYRSFREEVPEESYTVPLDKAAVTREGTDISIITYGAMVREAIKAADNLAKENISVEIIDLRTVAPLDIETIIASVEKTGRVVVVQEAQRQAGVATQVVSEISERSILSLEAPIGRVSAPDTVFPFGQAENAWLPNASDIEAKVREIANF, encoded by the coding sequence ATGGCACAAAAAACAATGATTCAAGCAATCACTGATGCCCTAGCTTGTGAGTTAGCCAGCGATGAAAACGTAGTGATGTTTGGTGAAGACGTTGGTAAAAACGGTGGAGTATTCCGTGCAACTGAAGGCTTGCAAGAAAAATTTGGTGAAGATCGTGTATTCGATACACCATTAGCAGAATCAGGTATTGCTGGTTTAGCGTTTGGTTTAGCCTTAGAAGGTTACCGTCCAGTTCCTGAACTACAATTCTTCGGTTTCGTATTTGAAGCAATGGATGAAGTTGTAGCACAAATGGCACGTACTCGTTACCGTATGGGTGGCACTAGAAACTTGCCAATTACAATTCGCTCACCATTTGGTGGTGGAGTTCACACACCAGAATTACACTCAGATAACTTAGAAGGATTGATTGCTCAATCTCCTGGTATCCGTGTAGTTATTCCATCAAACCCATATGATGCAAAAGGCTTGTTAATTTCTGCTATCAGAAGTAACGACCCAGTTGTTTTCTTAGAGCACATGAAACTTTACCGTTCATTCCGTGAAGAAGTGCCAGAAGAATCTTACACAGTTCCATTGGATAAAGCAGCTGTCACTCGTGAAGGTACAGATATCTCTATCATCACTTATGGTGCAATGGTTCGTGAAGCAATCAAAGCAGCTGATAACTTAGCAAAAGAAAATATCAGCGTTGAAATTATTGACTTGCGTACAGTAGCTCCACTTGATATTGAAACTATTATCGCTTCTGTTGAAAAAACAGGCCGTGTTGTAGTTGTTCAAGAAGCACAAAGACAAGCAGGCGTAGCTACACAAGTAGTATCTGAAATTTCTGAACGTTCGATCCTTTCTTTAGAAGCTCCAATCGGACGCGTATCTGCTCCAGATACTGTATTCCCATTTGGTCAAGCTGAAAATGCTTGGTTACCTAATGCATCAGACATTGAAGCAAAAGTAAGAGAAATCGCAAACTTCTAA
- a CDS encoding 2-oxo acid dehydrogenase subunit E2, with protein MAFQFKLPDIGEGIAEGEIVKWFVKPGDTINEDDTLLEVQNDKSVEEIPSPVTGTVKSILVEEGVVANVGDVLVEIDAPGYEDEAPAAPAQEQTPAAPAALPEAGGQGVFQFKLPDIGEGIAEGEIVKWFVKAGDTINEDDTLLEVQNDKSVEEIPSPVTGTVVRVVVAEGVVANVGDVLVEIDAPGHNNAPAAAPAQEAAAPASAPAEAAAPTGKPSKNVLAMPSVRQFARENDVDITLVTPSGKGGRVTKEDIQSFISGGSVAPAAPAQEAAAPVAEAKPAAKEEKAAPAKPYSSDLGALETREKLTPMRKAISKAMVNSKHTAPHVTLHDEVEVSKLWDQRKKFKDVAAAQNTKLTFLPYVVKALTATMKKYPVLNASIDDAAQEVVYKNYYNIGIATDTANGLYVPNVKDADRKGLFAIADEINGKAALAHEGKLAAEDMRNGTVTISNIGSVGGAWFTPVINYPEVAILGVGTIAQQPVVNAEGEIVVGRMMKLSLSFDHRIVDGATAQQAMNNIKRLLADPELLLMEG; from the coding sequence ATGGCATTTCAATTTAAATTACCGGATATCGGTGAAGGAATTGCAGAAGGCGAAATCGTTAAATGGTTTGTAAAACCAGGCGATACTATTAATGAAGATGATACTTTGTTAGAAGTACAAAATGATAAATCAGTGGAAGAAATTCCATCACCAGTTACAGGAACAGTTAAAAGCATTCTTGTAGAAGAAGGTGTTGTAGCAAACGTTGGTGACGTGTTAGTCGAAATCGACGCACCAGGTTACGAAGACGAAGCTCCAGCAGCTCCAGCTCAAGAACAAACACCTGCAGCTCCAGCAGCTTTACCAGAAGCTGGCGGACAAGGTGTCTTCCAATTCAAATTACCAGATATTGGTGAAGGAATTGCAGAAGGCGAAATCGTTAAATGGTTTGTAAAAGCCGGCGATACTATTAATGAAGATGATACTTTATTAGAAGTACAAAACGATAAATCAGTGGAAGAAATTCCATCACCAGTTACAGGGACAGTTGTACGTGTTGTTGTAGCAGAGGGCGTTGTAGCAAACGTTGGTGACGTGTTAGTCGAAATCGACGCACCAGGCCATAACAATGCACCTGCAGCAGCTCCGGCACAAGAAGCAGCGGCACCTGCATCTGCTCCAGCTGAAGCAGCAGCTCCAACTGGTAAACCAAGCAAAAACGTATTGGCAATGCCATCTGTACGCCAATTTGCTCGTGAAAACGATGTTGATATTACTTTAGTTACTCCTTCTGGAAAAGGTGGACGCGTAACAAAAGAAGATATCCAAAGCTTTATTTCTGGTGGTTCAGTAGCTCCGGCAGCTCCAGCACAAGAAGCAGCAGCTCCAGTAGCAGAAGCAAAACCAGCTGCAAAAGAAGAGAAAGCAGCTCCAGCTAAACCTTACTCTTCTGATTTAGGCGCATTAGAAACGCGTGAAAAATTAACACCAATGCGTAAAGCAATTTCTAAAGCAATGGTTAACAGCAAACACACTGCTCCTCACGTAACATTACATGATGAAGTAGAAGTTTCTAAACTATGGGATCAACGTAAGAAATTCAAAGACGTTGCTGCCGCTCAAAATACTAAATTAACTTTCTTGCCATATGTTGTTAAAGCTTTAACTGCAACTATGAAGAAATACCCAGTATTGAACGCATCAATTGATGATGCTGCTCAAGAAGTAGTTTACAAAAACTACTACAATATCGGTATTGCTACAGATACTGCGAACGGTCTATACGTACCAAACGTTAAAGATGCAGATCGTAAAGGTCTATTCGCAATCGCTGATGAAATCAACGGCAAAGCTGCTTTAGCTCATGAAGGTAAATTAGCTGCTGAAGATATGCGTAACGGAACAGTTACAATCAGTAACATTGGTTCAGTTGGTGGAGCTTGGTTCACACCAGTAATCAACTACCCTGAAGTTGCAATTTTAGGTGTAGGTACAATTGCTCAACAACCTGTTGTCAATGCAGAAGGCGAAATCGTAGTAGGTCGTATGATGAAATTATCATTAAGTTTCGACCACCGTATCGTTGATGGCGCAACTGCTCAACAAGCGATGAATAACATCAAACGTTTGTTAGCAGATCCAGAGTTACTATTAATGGAAGGATGA
- the purD gene encoding phosphoribosylamine--glycine ligase: protein MKILVIGSGGREHAIAKKFLSDSAVTAVFCAKGNPGMTRDGIQLVDIAEDNHERLIEFAKNQAIDWTFVGPEIPLLNGIVDDFQQAGLQIFGPKKAAAMIEGSKEFAKELMVNNQIPTAAYQSFSDFETAKSYVLEQGAPIVIKADGLAAGKGVVVAETIAEAIAALKEMLEDNKFGASGAKVVIEEFLAGEEFSLLAFVREEKVYPMVIAQDHKRAFDGDRGPNTGGMGAYSPVPQISEEIVEQAVQEVLLPAAQGMVAQGTPFTGILYAGLIATKNGPKVIEFNARFGDPETQVVLPRLDSSLAAIITALLKGEEPEIQWNNQATLGVVVAAQGYPGTYVTGQTIPEFISDDCHVYYAGVAEERGLVSAGGRVLLVEAQAQTLEQAQQKVYQLLNQVELPQLFYRHDIGNKAL from the coding sequence ATGAAGATACTTGTAATTGGCAGTGGTGGTCGTGAACATGCTATTGCTAAGAAATTTCTTTCCGATTCAGCAGTCACAGCGGTTTTTTGTGCCAAAGGAAATCCTGGTATGACTAGAGATGGCATTCAGCTGGTGGATATTGCCGAAGACAATCACGAACGACTGATTGAATTTGCAAAAAATCAAGCCATTGATTGGACATTTGTCGGTCCAGAAATTCCTTTATTAAATGGCATTGTGGACGATTTTCAACAAGCAGGACTACAAATTTTCGGCCCTAAAAAAGCCGCAGCAATGATTGAAGGTTCCAAAGAATTCGCCAAAGAATTAATGGTGAACAATCAAATTCCAACGGCGGCGTATCAAAGTTTTTCTGATTTTGAAACTGCCAAAAGCTATGTTTTAGAGCAAGGGGCACCGATTGTCATTAAAGCCGATGGATTAGCTGCTGGTAAAGGAGTCGTTGTTGCTGAAACGATTGCTGAAGCGATTGCTGCTTTGAAAGAGATGCTTGAAGACAATAAATTTGGTGCAAGTGGTGCGAAAGTTGTCATCGAAGAGTTTTTAGCAGGAGAAGAATTTTCACTTTTAGCGTTTGTCCGGGAAGAAAAAGTCTATCCAATGGTCATTGCCCAAGACCACAAGCGAGCGTTTGATGGGGATCGAGGACCAAACACTGGTGGTATGGGTGCTTATTCACCAGTACCACAAATTTCTGAAGAAATCGTCGAGCAAGCTGTGCAAGAAGTGTTATTACCAGCAGCTCAAGGGATGGTTGCTCAAGGTACGCCATTTACAGGAATTTTATATGCGGGATTAATTGCTACCAAAAATGGTCCGAAAGTGATTGAATTCAATGCGCGCTTTGGCGATCCAGAGACGCAAGTTGTTTTACCACGTTTGGATAGCAGTTTAGCGGCCATTATTACGGCACTTTTAAAAGGTGAAGAACCCGAAATTCAGTGGAATAATCAAGCAACATTAGGCGTGGTCGTTGCTGCTCAAGGGTATCCTGGCACGTATGTGACGGGTCAAACGATTCCAGAATTCATAAGTGACGACTGTCATGTTTATTATGCTGGTGTTGCTGAAGAGCGTGGTTTAGTGAGTGCGGGTGGTCGTGTGTTATTAGTGGAAGCACAAGCACAGACATTAGAACAAGCGCAACAAAAAGTCTATCAATTATTAAATCAAGTAGAATTGCCACAGTTATTTTATCGGCATGATATTGGTAATAAAGCATTATAA
- the wecB gene encoding non-hydrolyzing UDP-N-acetylglucosamine 2-epimerase, translating to MGIKVFSIFGTRPEAIKMAPLVKALEQDDRFESKIIVTAQHREMLDQVMAIFEIIPDYDLNIMASGQTLTDITTKVLLEMQPILQAEQPDIVLVHGDTTTTFAAATAAFYQQVRIGHVEAGLRTWNKYSPFPEEANRQMTDALADLYFAPTEQSKENLLKENHPEEQIYVTGNTAIDAMNYTVNEAYENPTLVLDYQKQIVVTMHRRENLGEPMAQVFSALQRIANEFPDVRLIFPMHKNPKVRAIAQELLGNLANVQLIEPLDVVDFHNVIARSHLILTDSGGVQEEAPSLGVPVLVLRDTTERPEGVAAGTLKLIGTDEEKVYTETKQLLIDSDAHQQMAQAKNPYGDGHASEYILNAIADYFAQQ from the coding sequence ATGGGGATTAAAGTATTTTCGATATTTGGTACAAGACCTGAAGCAATCAAAATGGCGCCATTAGTCAAAGCGTTAGAACAAGATGATCGTTTTGAGTCGAAAATCATTGTTACAGCGCAACATCGCGAAATGTTAGACCAAGTAATGGCGATTTTTGAAATTATTCCGGATTATGATTTGAATATTATGGCGAGTGGCCAAACACTTACTGATATTACAACAAAAGTACTGCTAGAAATGCAACCAATTTTACAAGCAGAACAACCTGACATTGTGTTGGTACACGGCGATACAACGACCACTTTTGCTGCTGCCACAGCTGCTTTTTATCAACAAGTGAGGATTGGCCATGTTGAAGCAGGATTACGAACGTGGAATAAATATTCACCGTTTCCGGAAGAAGCAAATCGTCAAATGACGGATGCGTTAGCTGATTTATACTTTGCTCCTACTGAACAAAGCAAAGAAAATCTATTAAAAGAAAATCATCCAGAAGAACAAATTTATGTAACAGGAAATACTGCAATTGATGCGATGAACTATACGGTCAATGAAGCGTACGAGAATCCTACATTGGTGTTAGATTATCAAAAACAAATTGTGGTAACCATGCACCGCCGCGAAAATTTAGGGGAACCAATGGCACAGGTTTTCTCTGCTTTACAGCGAATTGCTAATGAATTTCCAGACGTACGATTAATTTTTCCAATGCACAAGAATCCCAAAGTTCGTGCGATTGCACAAGAATTGCTTGGGAATCTGGCGAACGTCCAGTTAATTGAACCATTAGATGTAGTTGATTTTCATAATGTGATTGCTCGTAGTCATTTAATTCTAACCGATTCAGGTGGCGTACAAGAAGAGGCGCCTTCTTTAGGAGTACCTGTTTTGGTGTTGCGTGATACGACAGAACGTCCAGAAGGAGTAGCAGCGGGAACATTGAAGTTAATTGGAACCGACGAAGAGAAAGTCTATACGGAAACCAAACAGCTACTCATTGACTCAGATGCGCATCAACAAATGGCACAAGCTAAAAATCCTTATGGCGACGGTCATGCAAGTGAATATATTTTAAATGCGATTGCGGATTATTTTGCACAACAGTAA
- a CDS encoding aldo/keto reductase: protein MKTVKFGTTNLDVASVILGCMRINNAENPVKVIETAVDNGITFFDHADIYGGGDCERIFADALAKTEIKRDDLFIQSKCGIVPGKMFDFSKEHIVSSVEGILKRLDTDYLDALLLHRPDTLVEPEEVAAAFDQLEQQGKVKYFGVSNQKPGQIELLKKYVKQPLVANQLQFGIMHTGMIDQGIHVNMTDAGSLDHDGEILEYSRLHDMTIQAWSPYQYGFFEGVFIGHEKFPELNKVLEELAEKYHSTPTGIASAWILRHPANMQVIAGTMNIQRIEEIAQASDIQMSREDWYRVYMAAGNILP, encoded by the coding sequence ATGAAAACTGTTAAATTTGGTACAACGAATCTTGACGTTGCAAGCGTCATTCTTGGTTGTATGCGTATCAATAATGCTGAAAATCCAGTGAAAGTGATTGAAACGGCTGTTGATAACGGAATTACATTTTTTGACCACGCAGATATTTATGGTGGTGGTGACTGTGAACGTATTTTTGCTGATGCGTTAGCAAAAACTGAAATTAAACGTGACGATTTATTTATTCAATCAAAATGTGGGATTGTCCCTGGAAAAATGTTTGATTTTTCAAAAGAACATATCGTTTCCTCAGTAGAAGGTATTTTAAAACGTTTGGATACTGATTATTTAGATGCGTTATTATTGCATCGTCCAGATACATTAGTAGAACCAGAAGAAGTTGCGGCAGCTTTTGATCAATTGGAACAACAAGGAAAAGTGAAATACTTTGGTGTGAGTAATCAAAAACCAGGTCAAATTGAATTGTTGAAAAAATATGTGAAACAACCCTTAGTTGCCAATCAATTACAATTTGGCATTATGCATACAGGCATGATTGACCAAGGCATTCATGTAAATATGACAGATGCAGGTTCATTAGACCATGACGGTGAAATTTTGGAATATTCTCGTTTACATGATATGACGATTCAAGCTTGGTCACCTTATCAATATGGTTTTTTTGAAGGTGTTTTTATTGGGCATGAAAAATTCCCTGAATTGAATAAAGTGTTAGAAGAATTGGCTGAAAAATATCATTCAACACCAACTGGAATTGCTTCTGCCTGGATTTTACGTCATCCAGCAAACATGCAAGTGATTGCCGGAACCATGAATATTCAACGCATTGAAGAAATTGCGCAAGCTTCTGATATTCAAATGAGCAGAGAAGATTGGTACCGTGTCTATATGGCAGCTGGAAATATTTTACCATAA